AAAATCTACCATAAATAATGTCAACTATTTAGAAATTTAGTCTATACATAGTGGATAAACACTATAAGGAGAGTATTTTAACAGTAATTTGTGCAATAATTTAATTATTATTAATAGTAATTTTATTAATTATCTAAGATAGAAAAATACCAGCCTGTTCAAGTGCCGAGTTAGGAGTTAGGAGTTAGGAGTTAAGAACTATCTCCTTCATCCCCCCTGCTCCCCCGCTCCCCCCGCCTTCTTGCAATAGCTCATTTATAATGAGAATCAAAGAGAAAAGTTTGGTTGGCGATAAGCTAAAGTATTGCAAACATATCTGAACAATCATTGCATAAATTCTCAATATATTGAGGATTAAAGCTAGGAGAGAAAATTGGAACTAAAGTAGAGACATCACAGTTAATAGGGACTTAAAAAAAGGAGCCTAATGTCATGTCTATTACCAAAATGCTTGGTAACATAACGCAATATATTTCTGAAGCTGCAATGCGGATTTTTGGCCCTAATGATGATGCTTATCCTAATATTGGGGTACAACCATTTACAGGCGAACCTTATAAAAAAGGTACAGCCGATAGTTGGTAGATAATGAAAGATTAATCAATGAGATATCAAGAAATGACTAATAAAAAGGCGTGAGGACAGTACTTACGCCTTTTTGTTTAATTATTATGTAATAGACCTGTCCGAAATATAAATTTGGGTACAAAAAACGCTAGTATGCAGATTTGAGCATCTACTGTTGGTCTACCATAATGAAAAATCCACTTCATTAGACTTCATTATATTTATAAATATCCAGACCGTACCAAGCAAATATTAGGAATAAGTTATGGGCAATTTCTCTTGTTAGTCAAATAAGCAACAGATAGGCATAAACAGCGACAAGCCCAGGCAGAATCTCAAAAAGTACGGCTCAATGCAACTGTAAGGAGACGTAAACCGAAACTAAAGTTAGCAGAGTAAGTATGCCTGAGCGTTTTCTACTTATTCGTGAGAAATTTAGAAATCATATCATGTCCGGTTTGATTAATTGTCGGCAGCGAACGGAGCAATAGCGAAGTCAAGTAATCCCAAAACCTTTGCGATTGCTTCGCTTTACTTCGTTACCTTCGCTGCGGACTTATCGTAAGTAATAAGCGCGGACATGGTATCACTCTGTTTCATCACTCTCACCAGAGGAAAAATATAAGCCTTGCTAGGCAAGACTTTCACGCCAAAAACGTGATTATGACAATAATGTTAGAAAAGAAAGCTCCAAACCCAATTGCTGTCTAATGTTTAAAACTTCCCTGAGATTTTTATTTTCCCAGAGTGATAAAAGAGCGATCATTGAGCGAATAGAATGAGACTGTTGGTCAATTTACGATGGATTAAACTTCCCACCCCTAAAACCAAAGCTTTGCTTTGTTTTTAAGTCCCATAATCAATTACTAGCTCATAGCTAAACTGTATTTCAACGCACTGAAATTAAAGAAATTAAGATGTATTGGGGCTGATGTGTTAGACCCTCTATCAATTCGTCAACAGTCTCAGAGAATTCGCTATTCTACAACAACGAAGTCCACCTACGTGAACTTCGTTGTTGTATAGTGATTTACGATTAATTTATGGTATAAATCACTTGTGGGGAAAACTCTAGCAAAATTGTAATCCTTTGGTTTCTCATTATGATACAAAAAAAAAGACTCTTAATTTATACTCATTTTGGAGGTAGGTTTGCTAACCAACTCTTCGTTCAAGCTCACTTTATGGCATTTTTGTTTGAGCATCCTGATGATTTTGATTTTATTAACTTATCTTTCACTCCATATCGTCGTTTGTTAGAAAATACATCAAAACAGCCAATTTGTATCTACCCTACTCATCATAAACGATGGAAATCTTTCCGATGGATGAACTATTTACTCAATATCAAACTACCTAAAGTATCACACATACAAAAAGCCACCACTACCAGAATTTTGTATACTTTTGCTAAAAATTTAGGGATTTCGGCTTTATTAGTCGGATATATTAACCCACCAGATTTAGTTGGACACAGAATCGATAGTCTAGATTTAGCTTACCCCAATGATATTCGTCTATTTTACCAAGCTAATACAACTCTTGTGACAGGATGGGGTTTTAGAAGTTGGGCATTAGTTGAAAAGCACCAGGATAAGATCAGGGAAGGATTGATGTTCAATTCAACTTACACTCAAGTTGCCCAGAAATTTATACAAAATTTAAGAAAACAGTATGATTTTCTAATTGGAGTATTGATTAGGCAAGGAGACTACAGAGGATGGTCTGAAGGCAAATACTATTTTGAAACAGAAGAATATATTAACTGGATGAAGCAAGCCAAAGAAGTGTTTGGCGCAACAAGAAATGTAGCATTTGTAGTCGCATCTGACGATAAGCAAGATTCTTCTAAATTTCAAGATTTAAACGTTTACTTTGCTACTGGCTTTGCCGTTGGTAAAGGACATTATGTAGAAAATATTGCTGAGTTATCAATGTGTGATATCGTTATGACACCCCCATCTACTTTTGGGGTATGGGCTGCATTTTTAGGTGACATACCTGTTTTACCAGTGGGCAGAACACAAGTCATTAGTGAAAATAATTTATTGAAAAATCATATTTTTGATGCTTTAAAGCATCCTTACCTCTCAGTATCGATTAAATAGTTAAATAAATGGGCTTTCACATAGAAAGTCCTGCTGACTCAACAACAGTAAAAAATATTCCATTTAGTGCAAATGTGATCTAATTTACCTTTTTACTTTGCGTTTTTACAGCGCTTTTCATGTGGATGAAGTATACTCTTCCCTAACCAGCAGGTCTGTTTGATTCGCTAAAAGGCTCTGATTTACAAGCGTTTAAGCAAAAAAATTCAAATGCACTGAAATTTACTCGTTGCAGCGGTAATTTTTCCCTATTCCCTATTCCCCGTTCCCATTCGGCTGACGCTAGGAAAGCGTAGCGTCTCCCCTTGGGAGAAGACTCACTACTGCTACGAAGATCGCCAGTTCCCCATCTCGGCAGAAGCCAAGACGGGGACTGGTCTCACCTGTTCCCTTTTAACAACAGTATTAGTACATTCGCCCATTACTTAAGAGACGTCCTCTCAATTTCATCCCTCTATTAAGCAACGCCTCCTGAAACTACTACTTCCTCGTAGCTGCCTGACTTAATGACGCGACCTCCTTTTAACAAATAGATGCAATCGCAATGTTCAATAGTCGAAAGTCTATGAGCAATAATAATTATTGTTTTTGTACCAGACAGCGCTCGTATTGCTTGTGTAACCATACCTTCTGTCTCATTATCTAATGCAGAAGTAGCCTCATCTAGCACTAAAATTTCCCTTTCATGGTAAAGGGCTCGAGCTATCCCTATCCGCTGACGCTGTCCACCAGATAACCTGACACCGCGCTCACCAACAGAAGTTTTAATACCATTTGGTAGTTGTAAAACCAGCTCTTCAAGCTGAGCAGCTTGAATTGCCTTTTGCAATCTTTGTGAATCAATTAGTGAATCTGAGACACCAAAAGCAATGT
Above is a window of Nostoc sp. UHCC 0702 DNA encoding:
- a CDS encoding alpha-1,2-fucosyltransferase, with the protein product MIQKKRLLIYTHFGGRFANQLFVQAHFMAFLFEHPDDFDFINLSFTPYRRLLENTSKQPICIYPTHHKRWKSFRWMNYLLNIKLPKVSHIQKATTTRILYTFAKNLGISALLVGYINPPDLVGHRIDSLDLAYPNDIRLFYQANTTLVTGWGFRSWALVEKHQDKIREGLMFNSTYTQVAQKFIQNLRKQYDFLIGVLIRQGDYRGWSEGKYYFETEEYINWMKQAKEVFGATRNVAFVVASDDKQDSSKFQDLNVYFATGFAVGKGHYVENIAELSMCDIVMTPPSTFGVWAAFLGDIPVLPVGRTQVISENNLLKNHIFDALKHPYLSVSIK
- a CDS encoding nicotinate phosphoribosyltransferase; translated protein: MSITKMLGNITQYISEAAMRIFGPNDDAYPNIGVQPFTGEPYKKGTADSW